Within Actinosynnema pretiosum, the genomic segment CCCCGGTCGCGGTGCTGCTCACGCACGGCCACTTCGACCACTCGTACTCGGTCGCGCCGGTGTGCGACGGCGACGACATCCCGGCCTGGGTGCACCCCGCCGACCGGGCGATGCTGTCCGACCCGCTGTCCGGCGTGAGCGCCGAGACGCGCGCGTTCTTCGGCGGCAGGCTGGAGATGCGCGAGCCGCGCGAGGTCAGGGAGCTGTCCGACGGCGCCGAGCTGGACCTGGCGGGCCTGCGCTTCACCGTCGACCACACCCCCGGCCATACCGGCGGGTCGGTGATGTTCCGGTCCGGCGCGCAGGAGGGCGGGCGGCTCGTGCTGTCCGGCGACACCCTCTTCGCCGGGGCCATCGGGCGCACCGACCTGCCGGGCGGGGACCACGGCGCGATGCTCGGCTCGCTGCGCCGCAAGGTCCTCACCCTGGACG encodes:
- a CDS encoding MBL fold metallo-hydrolase, with translation MLVIGFPTGALQANCYLVASEAGGACVVVDPGQDALEPIADAVREHRLSPVAVLLTHGHFDHSYSVAPVCDGDDIPAWVHPADRAMLSDPLSGVSAETRAFFGGRLEMREPREVRELSDGAELDLAGLRFTVDHTPGHTGGSVMFRSGAQEGGRLVLSGDTLFAGAIGRTDLPGGDHGAMLGSLRRKVLTLDDDVVVLPGHGPTTTIGRERASNPFLTELIRDDDAPAAQRRGL